The DNA segment ATACGCCCTACTCGCTACCGTGCCGACATGATCCTCACAAAAGGAACCTGTCACCGCGTGGAGCAAGTTCAAGTGAAGAAGAGCTAAGAAAAAGGACCCCGGGGGTCCTTTTTCTATGTGGAGTTGTTTGTTATTCTCTTTGTTGATTCTGAGCTCTCTTTGTTGATTCCTTGCTTTCTTTGTTGATTCTGCGCTCTCTTTGTTGATTCCGCTCTCCCTTTGTTGATTCTGCGCTCTCTTTGTTGATTCTACGCTCTCTTTGTTGATTCCGCACTCTCTTTGTTGATTCCGCACTCTCTTTGTTGATTCCGCACTCTCTTTGTTGATTCCCCGCTCTCTTTGTTGATTCTGCGCTCTCTCTGCTCCTAGGTCAACCACATCTCCCGTGGATTCAGCTGATACACACCCTCGTTCCGATTCATGAAATGGCAGATGATCCATTCGCGGCGAATGATTGCATAATCTGCAAAGTACTGCTGAATATGCTCGTTGATTTCTTTTTCGCTATAGGACTCTCCGTCCTTTATTCCTCGGAGCATATACTCCAAAACAATCAGCTTCTTTTTCCGCTGTGCTGGAAAGGTTTTAAGCTGATTTTGTGCATTAAAGAAATTTTTGATGACAGCCAATTTTTGATCGTCAGTTACGTGAAAATCCTGGTTCATTTCATTCTCCCCAATCTTCGTTACAGCCAAAGCAAGGGCCATTAACGTTTTTTCGTTAAGATGATAGTACACTGTGTTCTTATCTCTAACCTGTCTAACTACATCTATCTCTTTTAATTTTGCCATGTGATGAGATATGGTTGGCGCTTTTAATCCAAGTTTACCTGCGATCGCCTGACCGTGCAGGGGTCCCTTTTTTAACATGGAGACGATCTGAATTCGAGTTTTGTCCCCCATGACCTTATGAAAGTTAACAATCCGACTTAATTGCATAGCTATCCTCTCTCTATTTCGATGAGTATCTAATTTCATATTAATCTAATTAGATGATCATGTAAATAGATCACATTAAAAAAGCTCGTTGCAAATCTACTATTTGCAACGAGCTTACTCTAGTTATAAATTAACCTTTGAACATTTGAACAAACATTTTACCGTAAGGACCGCCATCAACAATACCGATTCCAACATTTGTGTAGTCAGCTTTTAAGATATTCTCACGGTGACCTTGTGAGTTCATTAGTGCTTGGTGAGCTGCTTCTACTGTTTGGTTTCCAGCAAGGTTTTCACCAGCTGTACGATACTCGATTCCGAACTGATCCATCATTTGGAATGGTGAACCGTATGTTGGAGAGTTATGATCAAAGTAGTTATTATCGATCATGTCTTGTGCTTTTACGCGTGCTACTTCAGCTAGCTCCGGGTCAGCTTTAAGTGGAGAAAGACCAACACTTTCGCGTTCTTTGTTAACTGAATCTAGCATTTGTTGCTCTTCTGCTGAGAATTCTGCTGCATCCGTATCAGCATCTTCTTGTGGAGCTGCTTCTTCTTGTGGAGCTTCCTCTTCTGCTTGAACGTCTTCTTCAACTGGAGCAGGTGCTTCCACTGCCTCTTCTTCTACTACTTCTTCAGCTTGCTCAGGCTCTTCTACTACTTCTGCTCCTGGCTGCTCAGCTGCTTGTTCGAAATCAAATTGATTAAAGAAATCAATCACCCATTGACCGTTTTCGAAATTGATAGTTTCAGCTCCAGGGAATTTTGCAAGACAATTAAACGCTTGCTGTGCATCTTGAGCGTCAAATTGGATTACGTAAGGACCACTTACGTGTGTATTGGAAGCTGCATCAGCTTGTCCTAAAAAACCTACTGCTGTGATTGCCGCTGCTGCAGCAGATGATACTACGATTTTCTTGAAATTCATCTTAGAATTCCTCCTCAGAAAGTTTGTGTTTTGATCTACAATTCGCATCTTAGCATAGCTTTTTTTAATAGAACCATGGTAAAAGTTTCATCATTAGGAAGAGTAATAGAATCCTTAGAATCGTTGTTATACGTTGCGCCTCTAAGGGTTTTCAATTCTCTCCCCCTCCACATAAAAGGAAATATGTCAAATATCCAATGAACTTTAATATTTCGTTACATAACTGTAAAAAAGCGTGATGAGACCATGTGTATCAAGGAAACTACTCAATCTGACTCAAAATTGGGTAAATTTACTTGCACATTTACCCCTAAAAGTTTGATAGGTTAATAGGCAGATCATGCACAGGAGGTATTTTCATTGAAAAAGAAATTATTAACCAGTCTACTAGTGGTGGGTTTAGTGGCCACAAGTACACAAATGGTCGAAGCAAAATCAACTCATACCATTAAAAAGGGAGAAACCCTTTCATCTATAAGCGATCAATATGCCATCCCAACGGCTGCAATAAAAAGAAGTAATCAACTTTCCTCTACTAATATTGTCGCTGGTGATACATTAACGATCCCTACTTCTGTTTCCGCAAATGAAAAGGAATTGTTAGCACGCCTTGTGCACGCAGAAGCTAAAGGTGAGCCATATGCAGGTAAGGTAGCTGTAGCAACGGTTGTACTAAACCGTGTTGATAGTGATTTATTCCCTGACAATGTCAATGATGTTGTATATGAGAGAAGCGCATCCGGACATTACGCGTTCTCACCGGTTTTAGATGGTTCTATCTCGAATAAAGCAGACAGTGAATCCATTCGTGCGGTAGAAGAAGCTCTTCAATTTAGAGGACAAGGACAAAATTCCTTATACTTCTATAACCCAACTACGGCAACAAGTAAGTGGGTTTCCACTCGCGAACAAACGCTTGTCATTGGTGATCATGTATTTGCTAAATAAGTAATTCTTTTAAAGACCCCTAAAAAAAAGGGGTCTTTTTTCGTAGCTTAATCTTGCGGTTAGGGGGAATAGAATGATCAAGAGAGATAAAGGAGGAATCAGTCATGGTACGTGTAACCAAAACACCCACTTTACAAATGCATCGTGTACTGCAGCACCGTTTACAAAATGCTGTTCGTCCAAATTCAGCAGCGCCGGTTGAACGGGTATCCTCCATTGCTCCAGTTACGGAAGTGGTATCGAATGAATCAGCCAATTATTTATATGAGTATGAGCGAAATGGGTGGGTCCATCGGCTCCGTACCACATTAAAAACCTTTTATTTAAAAGAGCGGGCTCTTTGGAAGCATGCACGCATGCAACGTCGAACACTTGCTCAATTTGAACAATTTATTGATACATGGAATGAAACGGCTAAACAAATGGAAAAGCTCGAGCAAATGGGGTTATCCTTTCAAAGTGAATTACGACATTCCCTTAAGGATCAGTCTGACTTACTTTCTGAAGTAGGTGTAACAGTGGATGGTTTAACTCTTACTTTTCAAAAACAGTCTACTCGACCTCACAGTGAATGGGTTGATCAATTACAAGCAGTAAAAGTCCAACTGTATCAGAACTATCATCAGCTCTTTACACTCACCTTCGAGGAATCTAGTTCTCCTTATGAACAAGGCCCAACTGAACTCCAAGGTCTGATATACGAGAAACGTGGATAGACTTCTAAGACACAGTCGTGACGAGCGGCTGTGTCTTTTGCTACAATAAAGAAAGATTATAGACATGAGGAGACTCTACTAAATGAAAATACTTGCCTCTCATTTACAAATAGATTTTGATGGGTTGGCTTCGTTAATTGCTGCTCAAGCTTTGTACCCTGAGGCCACCATTGCTCTGCCCTCCCAACAACAAGAGAGCGTAAAACATGTGCTTTCATTGTACCGAGATACATTTAAAGCTGAAGCGATTGATAAGATCAGCTGGGATGAAGTGACGGACCTTGTGATTGTTGACACCTCATCACTCAAACGCTGTGGCATCCCTCTTGAGAAGCTTTCAGCTCTTCACACGTTAACGATCTATGACCATCATCCTACCAATCCAGAGTCTGTTGCCACCGAAGTGGTTCAGGAACCTGTTGGCGCTTGTGTGACTCTGCTCATAGAGAGACTCCAGGAACAGAATATCAAGTTAGAACCTTCGGAAGCGTTATTACTTGGACTCGGTTTATACAGTGATACCGGTTCATTTCAACATATGCAAACAACGGAGCGAGATTTATCCGCTGCAGCCTTCTTGCTGTCTCAGGGGA comes from the Alkalihalobacillus sp. FSL W8-0930 genome and includes:
- a CDS encoding metalloregulator ArsR/SmtB family transcription factor, giving the protein MQLSRIVNFHKVMGDKTRIQIVSMLKKGPLHGQAIAGKLGLKAPTISHHMAKLKEIDVVRQVRDKNTVYYHLNEKTLMALALAVTKIGENEMNQDFHVTDDQKLAVIKNFFNAQNQLKTFPAQRKKKLIVLEYMLRGIKDGESYSEKEINEHIQQYFADYAIIRREWIICHFMNRNEGVYQLNPREMWLT
- a CDS encoding CAP domain-containing protein, whose amino-acid sequence is MNFKKIVVSSAAAAAITAVGFLGQADAASNTHVSGPYVIQFDAQDAQQAFNCLAKFPGAETINFENGQWVIDFFNQFDFEQAAEQPGAEVVEEPEQAEEVVEEEAVEAPAPVEEDVQAEEEAPQEEAAPQEDADTDAAEFSAEEQQMLDSVNKERESVGLSPLKADPELAEVARVKAQDMIDNNYFDHNSPTYGSPFQMMDQFGIEYRTAGENLAGNQTVEAAHQALMNSQGHRENILKADYTNVGIGIVDGGPYGKMFVQMFKG
- a CDS encoding cell wall hydrolase produces the protein MVEAKSTHTIKKGETLSSISDQYAIPTAAIKRSNQLSSTNIVAGDTLTIPTSVSANEKELLARLVHAEAKGEPYAGKVAVATVVLNRVDSDLFPDNVNDVVYERSASGHYAFSPVLDGSISNKADSESIRAVEEALQFRGQGQNSLYFYNPTTATSKWVSTREQTLVIGDHVFAK